From the Tenacibaculum dicentrarchi genome, the window TGGAGAACACAACCTTTATGGGGATTAGGGCTTATTGAAACCGTAAACAAGCATACTTTTTTATTACATGATGGTAGGGCTCGTAACATTGAAGAAGCTATTTTATGGCACGGTGGTGAAGCAAACACATCAAAAGAAGACTTTAAAAAATTATCTAAAGAAAAAAGAGACCAATTATTAGCCTATTTAAACTCTTTATAGTAGTAAATTATAAAAAATCATGAAAAAAATTATATTTGGAATCTTTGGAATCCTATTAATAAGCTTTGTTTTTAGTTGTAAAAATCAAGGGGAAGAACCTATAGTAATGGATAACGTTTTTTTTGAAACTTATTATTCAGATAATATTTTACCCAGTTTAACAAACTTCAAACAAGCCTTAAAAACACAGCAAACCAATATTGCTAATTTTAAAGCTAGTAAAAGTGATGCCGATTATAAAAAATTAGCAGCACAATGGTTGGTTTCAGCAAAAGCCTATTCAAAAACAGAAGTTTATAATTTTGGACTGATCAAAAACAATTATTATAGTTTAAGTATTTATAACTACCCTATAAACACTGCATTAATTGAAAAAAATATTACTGATAAATCTATTTACAATCAAGGATATTTTTCAAAACAAAGTACCACTAAAAAAGGGCTTGGCACATTAGAATACCTTCTTTTTGGAAAGCAAAATTCAATAGAAGCTAAAACCCTTTTATTAAATGATTCTTTCAGAATGTCTTATTTAGAAGCTATTAATGACGAACTTATTAGACTTTCTCAAGTTATTATTGACACCTGGGAAGAAGATTATAAAAACAATTTTGCAAATGCAAATGGTAGTACCTGCTCTGAAAATGCGAAATGTTTGAGTATTAATCAAATTATAAACGTGTTAGATATGGCAAAGGTTACCAAGGTTGGAAAACCAGCTGGTTTTGAAAAATCTAGCAATAGTGTTCCTACAGGTTTACAGGCTTATAGAAGTAAAAACTCATTACTATTAATACAAGCGATGTTAGCAGAGGTTAAAGATGTTTATTTTAACAGAAAAACTAACTATGCAAGCATGGTAAATGCTATTGATAATTCTAAGAAAATTTCAGATGAAATATCTAAAAAATTTGATGCTGTTGATAAAGAAATTACCGCTTTAAACACACCTCTTTTTGATGCCATTAATACCGATGCTAAAACGGTAAAACCACTTTATAACGCCTTAAAAGAACTAAGTATTTTATTTGCTGTAGATGTAACAAGTCTTTTATCTGTTACCGTAGTTCCTACCGATAACGATGGTGACTAAGCTAAGATTAGCTCAACATTTAAAACAACAAAAGCCCGATTACTTATCGGGCTTTTTTTAGGAACTTTTAGTACTGTTAAAAAGTAATTAGAATATCTTTTTAATGTTTTTAAAGTTAAATCCGTAGCTTACATATAGAGCAATCTGATTGTTTTTTGTAGAAAAATCTACCTGATTTGTAGTAACAGATTTTTTACTATTTTTAACACTTCCTGTTAAAAAAGAATCATTATCCGACAGGTAATATTTAGCGCCAAAAGTGATGGTGTTTTCATTTTTAAAATACTTGGTTACCGATATTTCAGGGATAACATACACATTCCCCGATTTTACAGAAGAGTTGCTCGCTGTTATTTTATCCGAAGCATCGCCTTTTTCTTCTTGTAAATTCGTGTTTTTTACATAAGAAATTGAAGAGCCCAACCCGAGCGTTACGTCTAGGTCTTTTTTTATCTGAAAGCTATACCCCGCTCCTAATAAAGCCGTGTGCATAAAATAATTCGTATGCACTGTAAATTCTCTTTCATTGCTAAGCCCATCTATCGTTAAATTAGCATATGAGCCAATATAACCTAGCTTAATTTGAGCATTGAACGGTGTTTTATAAAGCGCCGTTAATGACAAAGAATTGTTAATTTGACTTCCTAAACTACCAAAATTACTATGTGTAAACGGCATAGTAGTTTTATGCAATGTTGCAGCTATAAAACCTACTTCATATCCTATGTCGGCATATAAACCTTGATGCGATGCTTTTTCTTGTGCATTTATTGATATACAAGCAAGAAATAAATGAATTATTAAAACTACTTTTAGTTTCATATTACTGTTTTTCAATATTAATTAACGTTGAGTTATCTGACACACTACATCCGTTTGATTTAACCCAAAAACCTTCAAATGTAGTCTTATCTTTCGATAAAATAAGTTCATAGGTGTTTTCAGTACAATAACGACCACAACCAGCTTTAGGATTGTCTATTTCTGTTTTATCGATGGTTTCAACAGTTAGCTTATCACCTTCAAATTTCATATCTAACTTAAAAATAGCAAAGTATTGCTGATCTGGTATTCCTGAAATTTTTAATGAACCTTCAATTAATTCACTTACTAGTTCATGCTTTGTAATAGTTAAAGTATAGCGATACTTTGGCGAACAACAATTTGAACACTCTAATGTACCGTCCCAAACACCAACAAGGTTTTGTTTAGCTTCTTCTTCTTTAACCTCCTCTTTAGGAATACTTACCGTTTGGTTATATACTATATCTATTGATTTAGTACATGCCGCAAACAACAAGCATAAAATTATTATATATCCTATTTTTTTCATTTTATTTAAAAATTTAATTATTAAATGATAAACGTTAAAACTATTTGCTTTTACGCTAAAACCACCCAAACATTAAAAAGTAATTAGAATATCTTTTTAATGTTTTTAAAGTTAAATCCGTAGCTTACATATAGAGCAATCTGATTGTTTTTTGTAGAAAAATCTACCTGATTTGTAGTAACAGATTTTTTACTGTTTTTAACACTTCCTGTTAAAAAAGAATCATTATCCGACAGGTAATATTTAGCGCCAAAAGTGATGGTGTTTTCATTTTTAAAATACTTGGTTACCGATATTTCAGGGATAACATACACATTCCCCGATTTTACAGAAGAGTTGCTCGCTGTTATTTTATCCGAAGCATCGCCTTTTTCTTCTTGTAAATTCGTGTTTTTTACAAAAGAAATTGAAGAGCCCAACCCGAGGGTTACGTCTAGGTCTTTTTTTATCTGAAAGCTATACCCCGCTCCTAATAAAGCCGTGTGCATAAAATAATTCGTATGCACTGTAAATTCTCTTTCATTGCTAAGCCCATCTATCGTTAAATTAGCATATGAGCCAATATAACCTAGCTTAATTTGAGCATTAAACGGTGTTTTATAAAGCGCCGTTAACGACAAAGAATTGTTAATTTGACTTCCTAAACTACCAAAATTACTATGTGTAAACGGCATAGTAGTTTTATGCAATGTTGCAGCTATAAAACCTACTTCATATCCTATGTCGGCATATAAACCTTGGTGGGACGCTTTTTCTTGTGCATTTATTGATATACAAGCAAGAAATAAATGAATTATTAAAACTACTTTTAGTTTCATATTACTGTTTTTCAATATTAATTAATGTTGATTTATCTGATACACTACACTTGTATGATTTAACCCAATCACCATTAAATTTAGTCTTATCTTCTGATAAAACAAGCTCATAAGTATTTCCAGAACAATAACGACCACAACCTGGCTTAGGAGTACCTGTATTTTCTGTTTTACCGATGGTTTTAATGATTAATTCATTTCCTTTAAGCTTCATATCTAGCTTAAAAACAGCAAAGTATTGCTGATCTGGAATTCCTGAAATTTTTAATGAACCTTCAATTAATTCACTTGCTAGTTCATGCTTTGTAATAGTTAAAGTATAGCGATATTTTGGCGAACAACAACCCGTACAGTCTATTGTACCATCCCAAACACCAACAAGATTTTGCTCAGGCTCTTCTTCAACAACCTGTTCAATTTCCTGATCAACCATACTCATTGTTTGGTCATATACTATCTCTATTGATTTAGTACATGCCGCAAACAACAAGCATAAAATTATTATATATCCTATTTTTTTCATTTTATTTAAAAATTAATTAAAAGGTAAACGTGTTCTTTAAAGTGATCGAAGTTGCCTCTAATCCGGTAGATCTTTTAAAACGTGATAACCTAAATTCTAATGATTTAAACTGAAATTCTCTTTTTTTGTTGATTTTAAAACCTAAGACACCATTTACTGGTGAAAACTTCATTCCTACCCCATATTTATTGGTTGTGAATTTGGCTAAATCATAATCAGAGGTATAATATTCCGCATCTAAATTATGCGCACCATACGCTTCAAAATAATCTGATTTTGTTTGAGTATGAAAACGATAAAAAGGATACAAAGTAAAACCATCGCCTAATTTTATTGGTGTTTCTATTTCAAAACTACTCGCTTTTATACCAAAATCATCGGTGTACCATCTGTAAAACAAACGGGTTACTAAAAAATTACTAACAAAATAATTTGCTCTAAAACCAAGGGCTTTTTTCACTCTTGATTTCGGTAATTTTTCACTTTTAACATGTTTAAATTGCTCTTGAGTAATTCCGTCATTAAAATAAACACGGTGAAAAGGCGTATTTAAAATCCCTTTCTGAATAATAACCTCAGCAGTTACAGAGGCATTTAATCGGCTATTTATATTCCCGCCATAAGTTGCACCTACATTATAAGTAAACCTAGTGTCTTTATCATAACCTTTAAAAGCTGCTGCTGTTTGATTTCCATAATAGTCATCATCATCGTCGTCGTCGTCATCATCTCTAGCACTATAATTTTTAGTAACTAAACGATCGTGGTGGTCATGATCGTGATCATCGTCATCATCTTTATCATCGTCTTTATCAGTATTAAAATAATCGTAATAATAATCATAATCATGGTCATCGTCGTCATCATCATCGTCGTCGTCATCGTCATGGTGATGTCCATTTTTACCGCCACCTGCGCCAGTATTTCTACCATCTCTAATTTCACCAGGATAAATTAAAAGCCATTTATCGATAAAAACTCCCGCAGTAATACTTAAAAACTTATTACCGTCTTTCGAATCTTTCTGCCAAGTAATTTTACCATAATTTGAGGTAACATCAAACTCTTTTGAATAACCATACAATACAGAAACTGCCGAATTATTATCGGGCATTAACCTGCTAAAATTTAACGACAAATACTTTCGAGTATCTTCACTCGCTAAATTATTATCATTGTTTTCAGGAGTTTCTGAACGAGTACTTGCCGATGTTACAGCACCGTATTTATCAATATTAGCCGTACTTGCCGACGTATAATGATCTAAGCCTAAAGTTGCCCCAAAAGTTGCCGTTTTATTTACCGGTATTGAAACCGATATTTGCGGCGCATTATTATCTAATTTTTCGGTACCTAAACCTCCTGTTACCGCACCATTATTTCCGTCTTGTTCATAGTAGTTATATAAAATATCTACCTCAACCTTATCTAATTGTTTTATTTTATTTTGTGAATAAGCATTTACACCTGCTATAAAGCATAAAGCAATCATTAATCTAGTATTTAGTTGCATCCACATCCGCCTCCTGTTTTTCCTCCGTTAGCACCTGAAGCTCCTTCTCTATAGTTTTGAGAGCTTGTTTCGTATTGTTCAATTTTTCTTGATGATAAAGCCATATCTTCATCATTTAAATACATTTTTTGATAAGGTTTTACACTTACACAATTTGAAAAAGTGAGTGCTATCAATAAAAATGCCATTGTTTTTTTTATCATATTTCAAGTTTAGTTTTACGTTAATTTTTGTTTTTAGTTTAGTTTTAAGTTCGTAGATGTTTTCATTTTATTATCAGCAGTAATTAGCAAACATTCAACACCTTTTAGCTGATTTATAAGCGTCAATCCTTTTTCTTTACCTAGTACATAAACAGCGGTTGCTAAGGCATCGGCTAATTCGGTATTTTGACAAAAAACACTAACACTTTTTAAACCCCTAACCGGCCAGCCTGTTTTAGGATGAATAATATGTGAATATTTAATGCCATTAAATTCAATATATTTTGCGTAATTCCCTGAGGTTACCACGGCATTATTATGTAATTTAAAGGCACCAATACTTTTTAATATATTATTAGGATCTGCGAGTTTTATCAGCCATTTTTTAGTAATCGGATGATTTCCCCAAGTGGTTAAATCGCCACTAGCATTTACCAAACCTGCGGTTACTCCTAACTTTTTTAATTTAGCTTTTACCTTTTCGGCAGCATAGCCTTTTCCGATAGATCCGAAGCCAATACGCATGCCTTTTTTAGTTAAAAACACGGTATTTTTTTGTGTATCAACAATAATATTTTTGTAATTGATATTTTTTACAGAATTTAAAACCGCCAAGCTATCAGGTAAATTCTTCATTGGTTTATTAAAATACCAAAGCCTGTCTAACGAAGCAAAACTGATATCAAAATTACCATTTGTTAAGGCTGATATTCTGTTACTTCGAGCTATTAAACCGACTAACTCACTACTCACTTTTACAGGCTTTATCCCTGCGTTTCTAATAATTTCTGATGTTTGAGAAGTCGCTTTCCATGACGATATTAAATTTTCAATACGTAGGGTTTCTTTTATTGCTTCTTTAATAAAAAAAGCTGCTTTTTCAGGCGTTTTTGCAACCACTGTAAACTCAAAATCAACGCCCATTAAAAGTGTTTTTTCTGTATATACTTCTTGTGATTTTACTGAAAAAGATAAAAGAAATACTATTGATGATACCAGTACTTTTAGCATTATTTTAAATAATTATTAATATAATAACTTGCTGTTTCACTTTTATAACCATCAACCGATTTAACAACCTTTCCTTTGTTGTTTAAAACCGCTACAAAAGGAAAAGCCCCCGAATTATTGTATTTTTCTGCTGCTTTTTCAATATAAGCGATATGCTCTTTGGTTAATTTTCTTCTACTGCGTAAAAAATCAAGATTTACTAAAACATAGTCTGAAAAAGCTTTCTTTTTAAACATTTTAGAGTCTAAAACTTCCTCTTTCAATTCTTTACATGGAATACACCAATCAGAACCTGAAAAATAAATAAACACCTGCTTATTTTCTTTATTTGCTATTTTCTGAGCTTCTTCAATATTGGTTAACCAAACAATATTTTCATTTTTAGATACTTGTGCATTTATAGTAATAGCCACTACTAGGAATAATACTGTAAAAATAATTTTATTCATTTTTTTTAAAATTTTACGCAAAACTAATACTTATTTAGAATTAATAAACATAAATTTGCCAAAAATTTAACACGTATATTTAATTAATCTAAATTAATTATCTTTTCAATGAAAAAATCTTTTTTACTGTTTCTCTTATTTTTATGTTCTGTTCTTTTAGAAGCACAAGAAGTGACTATTGGTGGCGCAACAGTTATGTGTGGTAGTTCTCAGACCTCAACAGTTCCCGTTAAATATGATAATGGTTCATGGACTAGTGGAAAAAGTAATAGTTGGTCTGTAATGCTTTATAAAAAAAATGAATTGAATAAAATTAAAGGGAATTTAACCGAATTAGGGTTCTATGCTGATTGTAATTCTTACAATCCAAAAACATATACCTTTTCTAAGCAACGCATTTATATTAAAGAAATAACTAAAGGTGCAATTACAAGTAGTAAAATTCCCGATTTAACAACATTTACCAAAGTTTACGATGGTGATGTTACCTGGAAAAGAGGTGTAGATTTAGCTAGTAGTCTAAATATAATAACACTTACAACGCCCTTTAAATATTCAGGAACTAAAAATTTATTGGTTTATTTTGAAAATGAATCAGGAAAGGGTGCTGGGTTTAGTAGTATTCCTTTTTTATGGAATAATCATGGAAATAACAGGGTTGCTTACGCATCTTATAAATTAAGTGATAAAAAGAACTCTAATGGACATATTGACAGAACATTACCTGTTACCTATTTCAAATTTTCGCCTGCAAGTACGCCTACAAAAATAACAATGGAATCAAACAAAAGTATTTGTAGTAAAAGTGCTTTCAAGTTTACAGGTGTTAGTGTTACACCAGCTATGGTTACATTAAAATGGACAACATCAGGAACTGGAAGATTTAATAATAAATATATAAAAAACCCAACATATACACCAAGCGCTACCGATTCAGGAGATATAACCCTAACATTAATCGCTACAAATACCGATGGTTCTATCAGTAAAAACTTTACACTGACTATTAACCCATTACCAACGGCATATATCAAGAAAATTTAAATAACACTTATAAATAATAATTATGAAAAATAAATTACTATCAATTACCGTATTCTTATTTTGTTGTCTTTCAATGGTAGCTAAAAATACACTATCTAATGAAAAAACACCTCTACATCAACTTAACTTAATAAAATCGGTAAACCCTCCTCCTACTTCTTTAGCTAAAATCACACTATGTGAAGGTGAAAAACTAGCAATAACAGCAGAAGATGCTGGTACAGGAGCAACATACGAATGGACTAAAGGAACTGTTGTCAAATCAAATAATGAAGATTTAATTATAAACCCTATTACTTTAGCTGATACAGGGACATATACCTTAACTGTAACAAAAAATGGGTGTACAAATACCGCTGATATTGAAGTGAAAATCAATAAAAAACCTGCTGTACCAACCCTAAGAAATACCGTCGCTACTTGTAGTGCTAATGGTTCTACTAAAATCACAAATTATGATGCAACCTTAACCTATATTTTTACAGATACAGCTACAAATACTATTGTTAACACTATTATTATTAAAGCATCTGGTGAAATTGAAAACATGGTTATTGGTACTTCTTATACTGTAAAAGCTGAAAGAAACACTTGTATATCTACAAACTCTACTGCTTTTGATAATAAAACAATGTTGCCTGCACCGAAAGCAATTATCAAACTAAAATAAATCCTTTTAAAATCTTTAAATCTACGAGGTAAAAAGCCTCGTAGGTTTTTATTAAAATTTATCCTAATGTTTAAAAAAGTATTCTTTATTATTTTGGTTATAGTGCATTTTAGTACAATATCGGCGGAAAATAAAATTTATGCGATAGAAAACACTTCTTTACATACAGATAAACATCAAAATTCTTTAACAGAAATCACCCTTTGTGAAGGAGAGGATTTATCGCTTACAGCAGAATTTTTTGTGGGCGCAACTTACAAATGGTTTACCTCGGATAACAAAACAATTAATAGCATTGATTTAGTCCGTTCAAATATTTCCGTAAATATGGCGGGGCTTTATATTTTAACCATCCATAATAATGGTTGTAATGATGATGCGGAAATTAATGTTATCGTTATTCCTAAACCAAATGCGGGAACAAACGGTTCTTTAAATATTTTAAAAGGTATTACCCCTAGCGAGCAAGAATTATTTAATGCTTTAGGAGGAAATCCTGAACAAAATGGTGTTTGGACAACCAATAACAACGCATATACCTATACCGTAAATTCAAATACCTGTAAAAGCACTGCCAAAGCTACAGTAAATATTATTGAAGATGTTAAAATAACAAATGCTTTTACCCCTAATAAAGACGGTATTAACGATACTTGGGTTATCCTTTCAGATTTATCAAAAATATATCCGAAGAATCAATTATTCATCTTTAACAGGCATGGAAATAAGGTATATCAGGCTACTCCTTATAAAAATAACTGGGATGGTATTGCCAATTCAAACCTGATTATTAACAACCATAATAAACTTCCTGTAGGTGCTTATTATTACGTTTTAGAATTAAACGACACTAATAATACCGCTTTTAAAGGTTGGGTATATATTAATTATTAAACATGAAAAAAACGACTATTATTATCGGGTTTTTACTACTAATACTAGGTAGTATTCATAATTTAAGCGGTCAAAATACGGCTGATTTTTCGGTTTTTAATCATAGTTTAAATATTATAAACCCTGCTTTTACCGGTAAAAATAATAAAACACAAATAGCAACTAATTATAAAAAAGTATGGGCAGGTATTGAAAACTCCATACGTTCTAATATTGTTTGCTTTAGCATGCCTACCCAAAAAGGAATTGGTATTGGTGTTACTGTACTTAACGATTCTTTTTACCTGTATAATCAAACAAGTGTTGCTGCCGACATTTCTTCTAAAGTAAAATTAGATGCAAATCACGAACTATTATTTGGTTTAAAAGCATCGGTAAATTTCTTTGGAATTAATTTAAAAAACCTGAATACTTTTCAAAGTAACGACCCTTTATTTATGCAAAATGAGCAGCTAATTTCGCCGAATTTTTCCGTTGGTTTTGCCCTAAGAAATGAACGTTATTTTGCACATATTGCCTTATTAGATGTTTTAAGAGAACGTAAAAACACCGCATCTGTAAATACTTTAAATACAATGCGCGTAAATTTTGGGGCAGGAATTTATCATCAACTTAACCCTGTTTTAGGCTTAACTAACACCGCATTATTTAGAGCCACAAAAGGAGCACCACTTTCTATTGATATTACTTCAATGTTTTCTGTAAACAATAAATATGATATTGGGCTTACCTACCGATATAATGCTGCTTTAATGACTAATTTCCTTATAAAAACCACCAATTGGCTACAACTAGGCTATAGTTATGGTATTCCTACCAATGAAATTGCAAAGTACAACAATGGAACCCACGAATTTTTTATCCGAATATATTTTAATACCAAAATAAATAACCGTTTTAAATGGAGATTAGGCTGTTTTTAACACATACATACTTATAATGAAAAAAATATTTTTACTCGTTTTATCTTTTTTAGCAACCACAATTTACGCACAAGGCAACCAAGTTACTGTTGGTACTCCAAAATGTGGAAGTTCTATTTCTAAAGCTGCTCCTGCCCGTTACGATTATGTGCTTGAAAAAGAAAATAGCTGGGCTAGCATGTTATATAATCCATCACAAATAAGTGCTTCTGGTGCTATAAAAGGACTTGCTTTTTATGTTGATTGTATGACATTTAATGAATGTAATTTTGACACGGCAAAAAATCAAAAAATATATTTAAAAGAAGTTGATTTCAATCAATTTAACAGTACTTCAGAACCTGATTTAACAACGTTCACCAAAGTATATGATGGTGATATTACCTGGAAAAGAGGACTTACTATTGAAAACTCTAAAACACAGGTTGTTTTTGATACCGAATTTGAATATTCTGGTAAAAAAAGCTTAGTCGTTTATTTTAGTAATGAAAACAATAAGCCTTTAGGAGGTTATACAGGCTGTGGAACTTCACCTTCTTTTTTATGGAATGATGCAGGAGAGAATACTGTTGTTTATGAAGTTTTCAAAAAAGGTGAGAAAAAAGGCGAGGGAAATTATGCGAAAGAACTTCCTGTTACTCGTTTTTATTTTGATGAAATGAATACCGAAGATTTTACACCCTCTGAACAAAAAGCAACAATTACTGCCGATACTAAAACAATAAGAGCAAACGGTGTTTCATCGAGCCTTATTACCGTGCAATTATACAACGAAGATGGAAGCGTTTTACAATACGCAAACCAAAGAGTTACTTTAAGTACTACCGCAGGGGTTTTAGGATCTGTTATGGATAAAAAAGATGGTACTTATACCGCTTATTTAACCAGTAGTACCGAAGAAGAAACAGCCGTTATTTCAGGAATGTTAAATGGCGTTATGATTAGATATACTGAAGAAGTAAAATTCACCAAAAATAAAATTACAGACTCTGAAAATGATCAAATTCCTACTACAGATGACATCACAAAATCAAATAATTTAGTACAAGGGTTTTCACCAAATAACGATGGTATAAACGATACTTGGCAAATTTTTAGTAATACCGATATCGCTACAAAATATCCTAATAATAGCTTATTTATTTTTAATCGATTAGGTTACCAAGTATATGATGCAGCGCCTTATAAAGATGATTGGAATGGTGAATCTAACGGTAAAATTACTATTTCTAAAGATGCTAAACTTCCTATAGGTTCTTATTATTTTATCTTTAATACAGGTCAAGACAAAGAAATCATTAAAGGTTGGGTACAAATAAATTATTAAAAAAAATAACATGTTACTAAAAAAAATACTATTAATAAGCGCATTCATATTCAGTTTTTGTGCTGTTTCTCAAAATAAAATAAATTACGGTTTATATAATAATAACCTAAACCTAATTAATCCTGCTTTTGCTGGTCAAGCTGATAACACATCAATACTGATAAACTCTAAAACGCAATGGGTTGGTGTAACAGACGCGCCTAAAACAAGTACGGTTTCGTTAAATATTCCTTTAAAAGAAAACATCGGGATTGGTTTAAATATTATTAATGATAAAATATTTGTTTTTAACCAAACACAAATTTCGTTAGACGCCTCTTACAAACTTAAAGTAAGTAAAGATCATAATATATCATTTGGTATTAAAGCTCAAGCAAATTTATACAGTGGCGAATTTAACACTATTAAAACAGCGGCAAAAAATGATGCTTTCTTTGCGGAATCTATTAATAACTTCAGCCCTAATTTTTCTATGGGAGCAGCATTAATTCACCAAGATTATTACCTGCATGCAACACTAAACACCTTATTAATCGACCAGCGATATAAAGACCTTAACAGCAGTAAAAACAAAAGTAAGTTACATATGAATATTGGTGGTGGTTACACCATAAAACTGAACAATTACTTAAACTTAACACCTTCTACATTGCTAACCGTTATAGAAGGAGCACCATTAAGTATTGATGCAAACACCACCTTAGAAATTAACGAAAAATACGATGTTGGGCTGTCGTATTCTTTTAATAATTCGATGCAAATAAACACCAAAATAACCGCAACAAACTGGCTTGATATTGGCTATGGTTATAGCATTTACACCAATAAAATAAGCCCTTATCAAAATGGAACTCACGAATTTTTTGCCTTATTTAATTTAGATGATATTTTTTAAAATAACACTTAAATTATAGCATAATTACAAACATATAAAACCTAAAAATTAGGTTTTATATG encodes:
- a CDS encoding gliding motility-associated C-terminal domain-containing protein, which produces MFKKVFFIILVIVHFSTISAENKIYAIENTSLHTDKHQNSLTEITLCEGEDLSLTAEFFVGATYKWFTSDNKTINSIDLVRSNISVNMAGLYILTIHNNGCNDDAEINVIVIPKPNAGTNGSLNILKGITPSEQELFNALGGNPEQNGVWTTNNNAYTYTVNSNTCKSTAKATVNIIEDVKITNAFTPNKDGINDTWVILSDLSKIYPKNQLFIFNRHGNKVYQATPYKNNWDGIANSNLIINNHNKLPVGAYYYVLELNDTNNTAFKGWVYINY
- a CDS encoding gliding motility-associated C-terminal domain-containing protein; translated protein: MKKIFLLVLSFLATTIYAQGNQVTVGTPKCGSSISKAAPARYDYVLEKENSWASMLYNPSQISASGAIKGLAFYVDCMTFNECNFDTAKNQKIYLKEVDFNQFNSTSEPDLTTFTKVYDGDITWKRGLTIENSKTQVVFDTEFEYSGKKSLVVYFSNENNKPLGGYTGCGTSPSFLWNDAGENTVVYEVFKKGEKKGEGNYAKELPVTRFYFDEMNTEDFTPSEQKATITADTKTIRANGVSSSLITVQLYNEDGSVLQYANQRVTLSTTAGVLGSVMDKKDGTYTAYLTSSTEEETAVISGMLNGVMIRYTEEVKFTKNKITDSENDQIPTTDDITKSNNLVQGFSPNNDGINDTWQIFSNTDIATKYPNNSLFIFNRLGYQVYDAAPYKDDWNGESNGKITISKDAKLPIGSYYFIFNTGQDKEIIKGWVQINY
- a CDS encoding imelysin family protein → MKKIIFGIFGILLISFVFSCKNQGEEPIVMDNVFFETYYSDNILPSLTNFKQALKTQQTNIANFKASKSDADYKKLAAQWLVSAKAYSKTEVYNFGLIKNNYYSLSIYNYPINTALIEKNITDKSIYNQGYFSKQSTTKKGLGTLEYLLFGKQNSIEAKTLLLNDSFRMSYLEAINDELIRLSQVIIDTWEEDYKNNFANANGSTCSENAKCLSINQIINVLDMAKVTKVGKPAGFEKSSNSVPTGLQAYRSKNSLLLIQAMLAEVKDVYFNRKTNYASMVNAIDNSKKISDEISKKFDAVDKEITALNTPLFDAINTDAKTVKPLYNALKELSILFAVDVTSLLSVTVVPTDNDGD
- a CDS encoding DUF4266 domain-containing protein, which gives rise to MIKKTMAFLLIALTFSNCVSVKPYQKMYLNDEDMALSSRKIEQYETSSQNYREGASGANGGKTGGGCGCN
- a CDS encoding thioredoxin family protein, encoding MNKIIFTVLFLVVAITINAQVSKNENIVWLTNIEEAQKIANKENKQVFIYFSGSDWCIPCKELKEEVLDSKMFKKKAFSDYVLVNLDFLRSRRKLTKEHIAYIEKAAEKYNNSGAFPFVAVLNNKGKVVKSVDGYKSETASYYINNYLK
- a CDS encoding PorP/SprF family type IX secretion system membrane protein, translated to MKKTTIIIGFLLLILGSIHNLSGQNTADFSVFNHSLNIINPAFTGKNNKTQIATNYKKVWAGIENSIRSNIVCFSMPTQKGIGIGVTVLNDSFYLYNQTSVAADISSKVKLDANHELLFGLKASVNFFGINLKNLNTFQSNDPLFMQNEQLISPNFSVGFALRNERYFAHIALLDVLRERKNTASVNTLNTMRVNFGAGIYHQLNPVLGLTNTALFRATKGAPLSIDITSMFSVNNKYDIGLTYRYNAALMTNFLIKTTNWLQLGYSYGIPTNEIAKYNNGTHEFFIRIYFNTKINNRFKWRLGCF
- a CDS encoding DUF3570 domain-containing protein, coding for MWMQLNTRLMIALCFIAGVNAYSQNKIKQLDKVEVDILYNYYEQDGNNGAVTGGLGTEKLDNNAPQISVSIPVNKTATFGATLGLDHYTSASTANIDKYGAVTSASTRSETPENNDNNLASEDTRKYLSLNFSRLMPDNNSAVSVLYGYSKEFDVTSNYGKITWQKDSKDGNKFLSITAGVFIDKWLLIYPGEIRDGRNTGAGGGKNGHHHDDDDDDDDDDDDHDYDYYYDYFNTDKDDDKDDDDDHDHDHHDRLVTKNYSARDDDDDDDDDDYYGNQTAAAFKGYDKDTRFTYNVGATYGGNINSRLNASVTAEVIIQKGILNTPFHRVYFNDGITQEQFKHVKSEKLPKSRVKKALGFRANYFVSNFLVTRLFYRWYTDDFGIKASSFEIETPIKLGDGFTLYPFYRFHTQTKSDYFEAYGAHNLDAEYYTSDYDLAKFTTNKYGVGMKFSPVNGVLGFKINKKREFQFKSLEFRLSRFKRSTGLEATSITLKNTFTF
- a CDS encoding FAD:protein FMN transferase, whose protein sequence is MLKVLVSSIVFLLSFSVKSQEVYTEKTLLMGVDFEFTVVAKTPEKAAFFIKEAIKETLRIENLISSWKATSQTSEIIRNAGIKPVKVSSELVGLIARSNRISALTNGNFDISFASLDRLWYFNKPMKNLPDSLAVLNSVKNINYKNIIVDTQKNTVFLTKKGMRIGFGSIGKGYAAEKVKAKLKKLGVTAGLVNASGDLTTWGNHPITKKWLIKLADPNNILKSIGAFKLHNNAVVTSGNYAKYIEFNGIKYSHIIHPKTGWPVRGLKSVSVFCQNTELADALATAVYVLGKEKGLTLINQLKGVECLLITADNKMKTSTNLKLN